The Triticum aestivum cultivar Chinese Spring chromosome 3A, IWGSC CS RefSeq v2.1, whole genome shotgun sequence genome includes a region encoding these proteins:
- the LOC123058890 gene encoding heat stress transcription factor C-1a-like — protein sequence MDGLHTELALGLIGELDTAPFVAKTYQMVSDPRTDALVRWGRDSNSFVVTDVAGFSELLLPCFFKHGNFSSFVRQLNSYGFRKVHPDRWEFAHESFLRGQTHLLPLIVRRKKKRGETSCSSLVGGGEQHVMANIGEEVEEEEDDEGREALLEEVRRLRQEQTAIGEQLAQMARRLQATERRSDRLMPFLARLDEDPNATSLHLLQQAAEKKLQRMQLPSRDFASFPIAPPLHPAPSPLLALGDAAMDGARVGQWAEPMPLKLPAFEEPSASSGVQQVPEFEGGGRDSGSGMGITDSGTAVEIPFPFCLLGQCFF from the exons ATGGACGGCCTTCACACGGAGCTCGCGCTGGGGCTGATCGGCGAGCTCGACACGGCGCCGTTCGTGGCCAAGACGTACCAGATGGTGAGCGACCCTAGGACGGACGCGCTCGTCAGGTGGGGGAGGGACAGCAACAGCTTCGTCGTCACCGACGTCGCCGGCTTCTCGGAGCTCCTCCTCCCATGCTTCTTCAAGCACGGCAACTTCTCCAGCTTCGTCCGCCAGCTCAACTCTTAC GGCTTCCGGAAGGTGCACCCGGACCGATGGGAGTTCGCGCACGAGTCATTCCTGCGCGGCCAGACGCACCTTCTGCCGCTCATCGTGCGCCGCAAGAAGAAGCGCGGCGAGACCTCTTGCTCGTCTCtagtcggcggcggcgagcagcaCGTGATGGCCAATATAGGAGAGGaagtggaggaggaagaggacgacgagGGGAGGGAGGCGCTGCTCGAGGAGGTTCGGAGGCTGCGGCAGGAGCAGACAGCTATCGGGGAGCAGCTGGCGCAGATGGCCCGGCGACTGCAGGCGACGGAGCGGCGGAGTGACCGGCTCATGCCCTTCCTCGCCAGGCTCGACGAGGATCCCAACGCCACCTCCCTCCACCTTCTCCAACAGGCAGCCGAGAAGAAGCTCCAGCGCATGCAGTTGCCTTCCCGTGATTTTGCTTCCTTTCCCATTGCACCCCCGCTTCACCCGGCGCCTTCACCGCTCTTGGCTCTCGGCGACGCGGCCATGGACGGAGCCAGAGTCGGGCAGTGGGCGGAGCCGATGCCACTGAAACTCCCAGCCTTCGAGGAGCCCTCCGCGAGCTCCGGGGTGCAGCAGGTGCCGGAGTTCGAGGGCGGCGGCAGGGACAGCGGCAGCGGCATGGGCATAACTGACAGTGGGACCGCCGTGGAGATCCCCTTCCCGTTCTGCCTACTTGGCCAGTGTTTCTTCTAA